From a region of the Impatiens glandulifera chromosome 4, dImpGla2.1, whole genome shotgun sequence genome:
- the LOC124936312 gene encoding peptidyl-prolyl cis-trans isomerase FKBP13, chloroplastic-like: protein MSTSPFSLTCYAQPNISSNSSGRRLTTAKNDLLIIAEEKNLKFERKQVLFKRREAIGLGFSLPIADFLFRQQSEEAVAADSKLQCELTGSPSGLAYCDIVVGFGPEALKGQLIKAHYVGKLDNGTVFDSSYNRGKPLTFRLGAGEVIKGWDEGILGGNGIPPMLTGGKRILRIPADLGYGMRGAGCRGGSCIIPPDSVLIFDVEFIGKA, encoded by the exons ATGAGCACGTCACCATTTTCTCTCACCTGTTATGCTCAACCTAATATCAGCAGCAACAGCAGCGGAAGACGTCTCACTACTGCCAAAAACGATCTTCTTATAATAGCAGAAGaaaagaatttgaaatttgagaGAAAACAGGTTTTGTTTAAAAGGAGAGAAGCTATTGGCCTTGGATTTTCTCTTCCCATTGCAGATTTTCTCTTTCGACAACAATCTGAAGAAGCAGTAGCCGCAGATTCAAAACTTCAATGCGAGCTTACAGGAAGCCCTTCTGGTCTCGCTTATTGTGATATAGTTGTTGGATTTGGTCCCGAGGCTTTGAAAGGACAGCTAATTAAG GCTCATTATGTTGGCAAATTAGATAACGGAACAGTTTTCGATAGCAGCTACAATCGCGGGAAACCTTTAACATTTCGTCTTGGTGCTGGAGAG GTAATCAAAGGATGGGATGAGGGTATTCTTGGGGGTAATGGAATTCCTCCCATGCTTACAG GTGGAAAACGTATCTTAAGAATTCCAGCAGATCTTGGATATGGAATGAGAGGAGCTGGGTGTCGAGGAG GTTCTTGCATTATTCCACCTGATTCTGTCCTCATCTTTGATGTGGAGTTCATTGGGAAGGCATGA